One Streptomyces coeruleorubidus DNA segment encodes these proteins:
- the glgX gene encoding glycogen debranching protein GlgX gives MSSAAEQEAVAGHQATGNGRQAAAVNGARQAAPPPTVPARPGAPTPLGARFRVGPDGVAGTNFALWAGGAEGVELCLFDEAGNQSRVRLAELTHEIWHGFVPGVLPGQRYGYRVHGRWDPWTGARWNPAKLLLDPYARAVDGDFTLPPEVYGHVRDWPQQHVADTVRDDRDSAPYVPKGVVVHDDDDWADDRRPKTPWADSVIYELHVKGFTRLHPGIPEELRGTYAGLAHPAAIEHLVKLGVTAVELLPVHQFAHEDHLLRRGLRNYWGYNSIGYFAPHAAYAASGTRGRQVGEFKRMVRALHAAGIEVILDVVYNHTAEAGELGPTLSLKGIDNRGYYRLQDDPRRYADYTGCGNTLHVVQPHVLRLITDSLRYWVTEMGVDGFRFDLAAALARSMHDVDMLSPFLAVIAQDPVLRRVKLIAEPWDVGSGGYQVGAFPPLWTEWNDRYRNAVRDFWRHALPDVREMGYRLSGSSDLYAWGGRRPQASVNFITAHDGFTLRDLVSHERKHNEANGEGNRDGTDDNRAWNCGAEGETDDEGIRALRRRQLRNLLTTLLLSTGVPMLVAGDELGRTQGGNNNAYCQDNEISWVDWGLLQDPGWKALFELTSRLIELRHRHPVLRRRAFFSGRAQTADGLRDLAWFTPRGTEMTEQDWYAPAATLGMYLSGRDIPGRDERGDQILDDSFLAVLHAGEGPVSFVLPGPPWAERYEVVVDTSLEEQEEAPGVEHRAGTEVTMPARAVLLLRVAG, from the coding sequence GTGTCCAGCGCAGCCGAGCAGGAGGCGGTGGCCGGTCATCAGGCCACCGGGAACGGGCGCCAGGCCGCCGCCGTGAACGGCGCACGGCAGGCCGCGCCGCCGCCCACGGTGCCCGCCCGGCCGGGCGCGCCGACCCCGCTGGGTGCCCGGTTCCGGGTCGGCCCGGACGGGGTGGCGGGGACCAACTTCGCCCTGTGGGCGGGCGGGGCCGAAGGGGTCGAGCTGTGCCTCTTCGACGAGGCGGGCAACCAGTCGCGGGTCCGGCTCGCCGAGCTGACCCACGAGATCTGGCACGGCTTCGTCCCGGGCGTGCTGCCCGGGCAGCGCTACGGCTACCGGGTGCACGGCCGCTGGGACCCTTGGACCGGCGCCCGCTGGAACCCGGCGAAGCTGCTCCTCGACCCGTACGCCCGTGCCGTGGACGGAGACTTCACGCTGCCGCCGGAGGTGTACGGGCACGTGCGCGACTGGCCGCAGCAGCACGTCGCCGACACCGTGCGCGACGACCGGGACTCGGCGCCGTACGTCCCCAAGGGCGTCGTCGTCCACGATGACGACGACTGGGCGGACGACCGCCGCCCGAAGACGCCGTGGGCGGACTCGGTGATCTACGAGCTGCACGTCAAGGGCTTCACCCGGCTGCACCCGGGCATCCCCGAGGAGCTGCGCGGAACCTACGCCGGCCTCGCGCACCCGGCGGCGATCGAGCACCTGGTGAAGCTGGGCGTGACGGCGGTGGAGCTGCTGCCGGTGCACCAGTTCGCGCACGAGGACCATCTGCTGCGCAGAGGCCTGAGGAACTACTGGGGCTACAACTCCATCGGCTACTTCGCCCCGCACGCGGCCTACGCGGCCTCCGGGACGAGGGGCCGGCAGGTCGGCGAGTTCAAGCGCATGGTGCGCGCCCTGCACGCGGCCGGGATCGAGGTCATCCTCGACGTGGTCTACAACCACACGGCGGAGGCGGGCGAGCTGGGGCCGACGCTGTCGCTGAAGGGCATCGACAACCGCGGCTACTACCGCCTCCAGGACGACCCGCGCCGCTACGCCGACTACACCGGCTGCGGCAACACCCTGCACGTGGTCCAGCCGCACGTGCTGCGGCTCATCACCGACTCCCTGCGGTACTGGGTGACGGAGATGGGCGTGGACGGCTTCCGCTTCGACCTGGCGGCGGCGCTGGCCCGGTCCATGCACGACGTCGACATGCTCTCCCCGTTCCTGGCGGTGATCGCCCAGGACCCGGTGCTGCGCCGGGTGAAGCTGATCGCCGAGCCGTGGGACGTGGGGTCGGGCGGCTACCAGGTGGGGGCCTTCCCGCCGCTGTGGACGGAGTGGAACGACCGCTACCGCAACGCCGTACGGGACTTCTGGCGGCACGCGCTGCCGGACGTACGGGAGATGGGCTACCGCCTGTCGGGCTCCAGCGACCTGTACGCCTGGGGCGGGCGCAGGCCGCAGGCGTCCGTCAACTTCATCACCGCGCACGACGGATTCACCCTGCGCGACCTGGTGAGTCACGAGCGCAAGCACAACGAGGCCAACGGCGAGGGCAACCGCGACGGCACGGACGACAACCGGGCCTGGAACTGCGGCGCCGAGGGCGAGACGGACGACGAGGGCATACGGGCGCTCAGGCGGCGGCAGCTCAGGAACCTGCTGACCACGCTGCTGCTGTCCACCGGTGTGCCGATGCTGGTCGCGGGCGACGAGCTGGGCCGCACGCAGGGCGGCAACAACAACGCGTACTGCCAGGACAACGAGATCAGCTGGGTGGACTGGGGCCTGCTTCAGGACCCGGGCTGGAAGGCGCTGTTCGAGCTGACCTCCCGGCTGATCGAGCTGCGCCACCGGCACCCGGTGCTGCGGCGCCGGGCGTTCTTCTCGGGCCGGGCCCAGACCGCGGACGGCCTGCGCGACCTGGCCTGGTTCACGCCCCGGGGCACCGAGATGACGGAGCAGGACTGGTACGCGCCCGCGGCCACGCTGGGCATGTACCTCTCCGGCCGGGACATACCGGGCCGGGACGAGCGCGGCGACCAGATCCTCGACGACAGCTTCCTCGCCGTCCTGCACGCGGGCGAGGGGCCGGTGAGCTTCGTGCTGCCGGGGCCGCCCTGGGCGGAGCGGTACGAGGTCGTCGTCGACACCAGCCTGGAGGAGCAGGAGGAGGCGCCGGGGGTGGAGCACCGGGCGGGGACGGAGGTCACGATGCCGGCGCGGGCGGTGCTGCTGCTGCGGGTGGCGGGCTGA
- a CDS encoding L,D-transpeptidase, producing the protein MRHVQGRARRARAALAAVVTWAGLLTGATGCTSDDAGGIAGAFGAPPAPEDVIRVSPDDGSRGVRPGRKLRVHVPDGRLESVKVVRSQDAQESRVPGHLSADGLTWEPDEKRLALAAKYTIDAVAVDGDGRRSARHTTFTTHVPEERFIGYVAPENRATVGTGMIVSLQFNREIANRAAVERAVRVTARPAVEIRPHWFGRTRLDFRPERYWKPGTQVTVALRLRDVEGAPGVYGLQHKTFSFTVGRSQVSVVDAARHTMEVRRDGEVLATVPVTAGAPKTTTYNGKMVVTEMLEVTRMNGATVGFKKRNGKGEYDIPDVPHAMRLTDSGTFLHGNYWAPHTVFGRTNVSHGCVGLRDVKGGGSGTPAGWFFDRSLIGDVVEVVHSNDKKVAPDNGLGGWNMGWKAWKAGSAVK; encoded by the coding sequence GTGAGGCACGTACAAGGGCGCGCGCGGCGCGCGAGGGCCGCGCTGGCCGCCGTAGTGACATGGGCAGGGCTCCTGACCGGGGCCACCGGCTGTACCTCGGACGACGCGGGCGGGATCGCCGGTGCGTTCGGCGCGCCCCCGGCGCCCGAGGACGTTATCCGGGTCTCGCCCGACGACGGCAGCAGGGGTGTGCGCCCAGGGCGGAAGCTGCGGGTGCATGTGCCCGACGGCAGGCTGGAGTCGGTGAAGGTCGTCCGGTCGCAGGACGCGCAGGAGTCCCGGGTGCCCGGGCACCTCTCCGCCGACGGACTGACCTGGGAACCCGACGAGAAGCGGCTCGCGCTGGCCGCCAAGTACACGATCGACGCGGTGGCCGTGGACGGCGACGGACGCCGCTCCGCCCGGCACACCACTTTCACGACGCACGTCCCAGAGGAACGCTTCATCGGCTACGTCGCCCCGGAGAACCGGGCCACGGTCGGCACCGGCATGATCGTCTCCCTGCAGTTCAACCGCGAGATCGCCAACCGAGCCGCCGTCGAACGCGCGGTGCGGGTCACCGCCCGCCCGGCCGTCGAGATCCGCCCGCACTGGTTCGGCCGGACCCGCCTCGACTTCCGCCCCGAGCGCTACTGGAAACCCGGCACCCAGGTCACCGTCGCCCTGCGCCTGCGGGACGTCGAGGGGGCGCCCGGGGTCTACGGCCTCCAGCACAAGACGTTCTCCTTCACCGTCGGCCGCAGCCAGGTCTCCGTGGTCGACGCAGCCCGGCACACCATGGAGGTACGGCGCGACGGCGAGGTGCTCGCCACCGTGCCGGTCACGGCCGGCGCCCCCAAGACCACCACGTACAACGGCAAGATGGTGGTGACCGAGATGCTCGAGGTCACCCGGATGAACGGCGCCACGGTCGGCTTCAAGAAGCGCAACGGCAAGGGCGAGTACGACATCCCGGACGTCCCGCACGCCATGCGCCTGACCGACTCCGGCACCTTCCTGCACGGCAACTACTGGGCGCCCCACACCGTCTTCGGACGTACCAACGTCAGCCACGGCTGCGTCGGACTGCGCGATGTGAAGGGCGGCGGTTCGGGCACCCCGGCCGGCTGGTTCTTCGACCGCAGCCTCATCGGGGACGTCGTCGAGGTCGTCCACAGCAATGACAAAAAGGTCGCTCCCGACAACGGGCTCGGAGGCTGGAATATGGGCTGGAAGGCATGGAAGGCGGGTAGTGCGGTGAAGTAG
- a CDS encoding L,D-transpeptidase translates to MNGRPISGASVGGRHGLLALILGVLLLAVTACGGGTGSGSGAGAGKGKDADAAQSKQSEAVVAITPKDGAKSVDTSGALKVTAAKGKLTEVVVKDAEGKKVDGEISGDGATWAPSTHLAAATKYTVHAVAKDSEGRTAAEDAGFTTLTPKNTFIGTFTPEDGSKVGVGMPFSIRFSRGITNPDDVEKAIRIRTEPAVDVEGHWFGNDRLDFRPEKYWKPGTKVTVDLGLDGVEGRPGVYGEQDKTVSFTIGRNQVSVVDAKKLTMKVMRDGKVIKTIPVTTGKPGMETWNGQMVVSEMLTVTRMNGETVGYGGEYDIKDVPHAIRLTTSGTFLHGNYWAGGAFGDYNASHGCIGLRDVRGGWDKKAPAAWFFNHSMVGDVVIVKNSEDRIVDPDNGLNGWNMSWEKWKK, encoded by the coding sequence TTGAACGGGCGACCGATATCGGGGGCGTCGGTTGGCGGCAGGCACGGGCTGCTCGCGCTGATACTGGGCGTGCTGCTGCTCGCCGTCACGGCGTGCGGCGGGGGGACCGGCTCCGGTTCCGGCGCGGGTGCCGGCAAGGGCAAGGACGCGGACGCCGCGCAGAGCAAGCAGTCCGAGGCCGTCGTCGCCATCACCCCCAAGGACGGCGCCAAGTCCGTCGACACCAGCGGGGCGCTGAAGGTGACCGCCGCCAAGGGCAAGCTGACCGAGGTCGTGGTCAAGGACGCCGAGGGCAAGAAGGTCGACGGCGAGATATCCGGCGACGGCGCCACCTGGGCGCCGTCCACCCATCTGGCCGCCGCCACCAAGTACACGGTCCACGCGGTCGCCAAGGACTCCGAGGGCCGCACGGCCGCGGAGGACGCGGGCTTCACGACCCTGACGCCGAAGAACACCTTCATCGGCACCTTCACCCCCGAGGACGGCTCCAAGGTCGGCGTGGGAATGCCGTTCTCCATCCGCTTCAGCCGGGGCATCACCAACCCGGACGACGTCGAGAAGGCCATCCGCATCAGGACGGAACCGGCCGTGGACGTCGAGGGCCACTGGTTCGGCAACGACCGTCTCGACTTCCGCCCCGAGAAGTACTGGAAGCCCGGCACCAAGGTGACCGTCGACCTCGGCCTCGACGGCGTCGAGGGCCGCCCCGGCGTATACGGCGAGCAGGACAAGACCGTCTCCTTCACCATCGGCCGCAACCAGGTCTCCGTCGTCGACGCCAAGAAGCTCACGATGAAGGTCATGCGCGACGGCAAGGTGATCAAGACGATCCCCGTCACCACCGGCAAGCCCGGCATGGAGACCTGGAACGGCCAGATGGTCGTCAGCGAGATGCTCACGGTGACCCGGATGAACGGCGAGACGGTCGGCTACGGCGGCGAGTACGACATCAAGGACGTCCCGCACGCCATCCGCCTGACCACCTCCGGCACTTTCCTGCACGGCAACTACTGGGCGGGCGGCGCCTTCGGCGACTACAACGCCAGCCACGGCTGCATCGGCCTGCGCGACGTACGCGGCGGCTGGGACAAGAAGGCGCCGGCCGCGTGGTTCTTCAACCACTCGATGGTCGGCGACGTGGTGATCGTCAAGAACTCCGAGGATCGCATCGTCGACCCCGACAACGGGCTCAACGGCTGGAACATGTCGTGGGAGAAGTGGAAGAAGTAG
- a CDS encoding enoyl-CoA hydratase/isomerase family protein, whose protein sequence is MTVSLEVAEGVGTLRLDRPPMNALDIATQDRLKELAEEAARRDDVRAVVVYGGEKVFAAGADIKEMQAMDHTAMVLRARALQDSFTAVARIPKPVVAAVTGYALGGGCELALCADFRIAGENAKLGQPEILLGLIPGAGGTQRLARLVGPSKAKDLIFTGRMVKADEAKELGLVDRVVPADEVYAQAHAWAAKLAQGPALALRAAKESIDTGLETDLDTGLAIERNWFAGLFATEDRERGMRSFVEEGPGKAKFL, encoded by the coding sequence ATGACCGTCTCTCTCGAAGTCGCTGAAGGCGTCGGCACGCTCCGTCTCGACCGCCCGCCCATGAACGCGCTGGACATCGCCACGCAGGACCGGCTGAAGGAACTCGCCGAGGAGGCCGCGCGCCGCGATGACGTGCGGGCGGTGGTGGTCTACGGCGGCGAGAAGGTGTTCGCGGCCGGCGCGGACATCAAGGAGATGCAGGCGATGGACCACACCGCGATGGTCCTGCGCGCCCGCGCCCTGCAGGACTCGTTCACGGCGGTGGCCCGGATCCCCAAGCCGGTCGTCGCGGCCGTGACCGGCTACGCGCTCGGCGGCGGCTGTGAACTCGCGCTGTGCGCGGACTTCCGGATCGCCGGCGAGAACGCCAAGCTCGGCCAGCCGGAGATCCTCCTCGGCCTGATCCCCGGCGCGGGCGGCACCCAGCGTCTGGCCCGCCTGGTCGGTCCCTCCAAGGCCAAGGACCTGATCTTCACCGGCCGGATGGTGAAGGCCGACGAGGCGAAGGAGCTCGGCCTGGTGGACCGGGTCGTGCCCGCCGACGAGGTGTACGCGCAGGCGCACGCCTGGGCCGCGAAGCTGGCGCAGGGCCCGGCCCTCGCGCTGCGCGCCGCCAAGGAGTCGATCGACACGGGCCTGGAGACGGACCTCGACACCGGCCTCGCGATCGAACGGAACTGGTTCGCAGGCCTGTTCGCCACCGAGGACCGCGAGCGCGGCATGCGCAGCTTCGTGGAGGAGGGGCCGGGCAAGGCCAAGTTCCTCTGA
- a CDS encoding ATP-binding protein: protein MAHAVGSPVPTPHPGAYSPGTAPEGAPGGHDGGMAGLEGMEQPRGHAHAAAARWSPTVEDERALKALELYGNPAEAEVPLPSRPESAATARRLTQVVVLRHWGLTPKTTEDAVLLVSELVGNAVRHTGARVFGLRLHRRRGWIRVEVRDPSRGLPCLMPVQEMDISGRGLFLVDKLADRWGVDLLPRGKTTWFEMRVTDR from the coding sequence CTGGCGCATGCCGTCGGCTCGCCGGTCCCCACCCCGCACCCGGGGGCGTATTCCCCGGGAACGGCCCCCGAGGGCGCTCCGGGCGGCCATGATGGGGGCATGGCGGGGCTGGAGGGTATGGAACAGCCGCGGGGACACGCACATGCGGCCGCGGCGCGCTGGTCGCCGACCGTCGAGGACGAACGCGCGCTGAAGGCGCTGGAGTTGTACGGCAACCCGGCGGAGGCAGAGGTTCCACTGCCGTCCCGCCCCGAGTCCGCGGCCACCGCCAGGCGGCTGACCCAGGTCGTCGTCCTGCGCCACTGGGGGCTCACCCCCAAGACCACCGAGGACGCGGTCTTACTCGTCTCCGAGCTGGTGGGCAACGCAGTACGCCACACCGGCGCCCGCGTCTTCGGGCTGCGTCTGCACCGGCGCCGCGGCTGGATCCGCGTCGAGGTCCGCGACCCGTCCCGGGGGCTGCCCTGTCTGATGCCGGTCCAGGAGATGGACATCAGCGGCCGGGGCCTGTTCCTCGTCGACAAGCTGGCCGACCGCTGGGGGGTCGATCTGCTGCCCCGCGGGAAGACCACGTGGTTCGAGATGCGGGTCACCGACCGCTGA
- a CDS encoding YncE family protein, with the protein MHRHFVKSALVMGAALACLAACGTQGGERTSEARGTKAAVPAPREKKPVQGLPGMPPVLDPEDVYAADRPNKLSPVVKDFPSRVYVPNTESDTVSVIDPKTYEIIETIPVGRQPQHVVPSWDLKTLWVNNNRGHTLTPIDPKTGKAGKEVEVHDPYNLYFTPHGKYAVVMASLDRELVFRDPHTMEIKKTVPVSCYGVNHADFSLDGRYFIVSCEFSGELLKVDTEKMKVVGQQRLPFEGAMPQDVKVSPDGKKFYIADMMAHGMWVLDGDRFTEPTLLPTGKGCHGLYVSRDSREMYVSNRGEGTISVFDFTQGKLTKKWQLPDGGSPDMGGVSADGKVLWLSGRYDAEVYAIDTRTGTQLARIPVGSGPHGLAVYPQPGRYSLGHTGIFR; encoded by the coding sequence ATGCACCGCCACTTTGTGAAGAGCGCCCTTGTCATGGGCGCCGCCCTCGCCTGCCTCGCCGCCTGCGGCACCCAGGGCGGGGAACGGACCTCCGAGGCACGCGGCACCAAGGCCGCCGTGCCCGCGCCGCGCGAGAAGAAGCCCGTCCAGGGGCTGCCCGGGATGCCGCCCGTCCTCGACCCCGAGGACGTGTACGCGGCCGACCGTCCGAACAAACTGTCGCCCGTGGTCAAGGACTTCCCGTCCCGGGTCTACGTCCCCAACACCGAATCCGACACCGTCTCCGTCATCGACCCCAAGACGTACGAGATCATCGAGACGATCCCCGTGGGCCGGCAGCCCCAGCACGTCGTCCCCTCCTGGGACCTGAAGACGCTCTGGGTCAACAACAACCGCGGCCACACCCTCACCCCGATCGACCCGAAGACCGGCAAGGCGGGCAAGGAGGTGGAGGTCCACGACCCGTACAACCTCTACTTCACGCCGCACGGCAAGTACGCCGTCGTCATGGCCTCCCTCGACCGCGAACTGGTCTTCCGCGACCCGCACACCATGGAGATCAAGAAGACGGTCCCGGTCTCCTGCTACGGCGTCAACCACGCCGACTTCTCCCTCGACGGCCGCTACTTCATCGTCTCCTGCGAGTTCAGCGGCGAACTGCTCAAGGTCGACACCGAGAAGATGAAGGTCGTCGGGCAGCAGCGGCTGCCGTTCGAGGGCGCCATGCCGCAGGACGTGAAGGTCTCGCCCGACGGCAAGAAGTTCTACATCGCCGACATGATGGCCCACGGCATGTGGGTCCTGGACGGCGACAGGTTCACCGAGCCCACCCTGCTGCCCACCGGCAAGGGCTGCCACGGCCTGTACGTCAGCCGCGACTCCCGCGAGATGTACGTGTCCAACCGCGGCGAGGGCACGATCTCCGTCTTCGACTTCACCCAGGGCAAGCTGACCAAGAAGTGGCAGCTGCCCGACGGCGGCAGCCCCGACATGGGCGGCGTCTCCGCCGACGGCAAGGTGCTGTGGCTGTCCGGCCGCTACGACGCCGAGGTGTACGCCATCGACACCCGCACCGGCACCCAGCTCGCCCGCATCCCCGTCGGCAGCGGCCCGCACGGCCTCGCGGTCTACCCGCAGCCCGGCCGCTACTCGCTCGGCCACACGGGCATCTTCCGGTGA
- a CDS encoding ADP-ribosyltransferase produces the protein MTTTSLRRRTAAAALSLAAVLTTTAATPGQAPAASAASVTAAAKPAAPGPAACPVQFDDKIKAAADRRVQVDRITPDPSWRTSCGTLYRADGRGPSVVFEEGFRPRDVVNGQYDLEKYVLVNQPSPYVSTTYDHDLFKKWKSAFNYYVDAPGGVDVNKTIGDTHKWADQQEVAFPGGIAREYIVGVCPVDKQTKTEIMSQCQSNPHYEPWH, from the coding sequence ATGACCACCACCAGCCTGCGGCGGCGCACCGCTGCCGCCGCCCTCTCCCTCGCCGCCGTCCTCACGACCACGGCGGCCACGCCCGGCCAGGCCCCCGCGGCCTCCGCGGCTTCCGTGACGGCGGCCGCCAAGCCCGCCGCCCCCGGACCGGCCGCCTGCCCCGTCCAGTTCGACGACAAGATCAAGGCCGCCGCCGACCGCCGGGTCCAGGTCGACCGCATCACCCCCGACCCGTCCTGGCGGACCAGCTGCGGCACCCTCTACCGCGCCGACGGCCGCGGCCCGTCCGTGGTCTTCGAGGAGGGCTTCCGTCCCCGGGACGTGGTCAACGGCCAGTACGACCTGGAGAAGTACGTCCTGGTCAACCAGCCGTCCCCGTATGTGTCCACCACGTACGACCACGACCTGTTCAAGAAGTGGAAGTCCGCCTTCAACTACTACGTCGACGCCCCCGGCGGCGTCGACGTCAACAAGACCATCGGCGACACCCACAAGTGGGCCGACCAGCAGGAGGTCGCCTTCCCCGGCGGCATCGCCCGCGAGTACATCGTCGGCGTCTGCCCGGTCGACAAGCAGACCAAGACCGAGATCATGAGCCAGTGCCAGAGCAACCCGCACTACGAGCCCTGGCACTGA
- a CDS encoding GNAT family N-acetyltransferase — protein MADTLGDIVDAAARGVFPPADGRTTIVPQPSPRDAGVLAFTAHSVVFTDEDPDWVRRTLAGTDCDRLAATMNARFLTALMDRTGRTSDTVDVLLTGAALPGAPSVALAEIDDPGHPRVESARLRRDDVRVWTADGGVLVLGRGVAGRWEVAVEVDEGTRHRGLGRRLVAAARHLASGAPVWAQVAAGNARSLRAFQAAGYRPVGSEVLLSARARSAGCSGTGS, from the coding sequence GTGGCGGACACTCTGGGGGACATTGTCGACGCGGCGGCACGGGGCGTCTTCCCGCCGGCGGACGGCCGTACGACGATCGTGCCGCAGCCCTCGCCCCGGGACGCGGGGGTCCTGGCCTTCACGGCTCACTCGGTCGTCTTCACCGACGAGGATCCCGACTGGGTGCGGCGGACGCTGGCCGGGACCGACTGCGACCGGCTCGCGGCCACGATGAACGCCCGCTTCCTGACGGCCCTCATGGACCGGACGGGACGTACGTCCGACACCGTCGACGTGCTGCTGACCGGTGCCGCGCTGCCCGGGGCGCCGTCGGTCGCGCTGGCGGAGATCGACGATCCCGGCCATCCGCGCGTGGAATCCGCACGCCTGCGGCGTGACGACGTGCGGGTGTGGACGGCGGACGGCGGGGTGCTCGTGCTCGGCCGTGGCGTGGCCGGACGGTGGGAGGTCGCGGTCGAGGTGGACGAGGGGACACGGCACCGGGGGCTCGGGCGGCGGCTGGTGGCGGCGGCGCGGCACCTGGCCTCAGGTGCGCCGGTGTGGGCTCAGGTGGCGGCGGGGAACGCCCGCAGTCTGCGGGCGTTCCAGGCGGCCGGCTACCGGCCCGTGGGCTCGGAGGTGCTGCTCAGTGCCAGGGCTCGTAGTGCGGGTTGCTCTGGCACTGGCTCATGA
- a CDS encoding MerR family transcriptional regulator, translating into MIDDGTGLLTIGELARVTGLTVRTIRYWSDEGALPPVARSAGGYRLYDAASVARLELIRTLRELGLGLADVRRVLAGETTVAQVAAAHVVALDAQIRSLKVTRAVLSTVAKRGSSAEEMTLMNKLARLSAAERRRIVEDFMAEIFEGIDTADPDIRSRLRFAAAQLPDDPTPEQVDAWVELAELIQDPGFRAQMRRMIKFNAEDRGPDVPAGSSLWFMSRLVQLAAEARRRGIAPEAPEADDVLRELLGHADRSAVLERLTAASNARVARYRELQAIVNGLGPQPTYDEEFAWVVAALVARTGG; encoded by the coding sequence ATGATCGACGACGGCACCGGACTGCTCACCATCGGCGAACTGGCCCGGGTCACCGGACTGACCGTGCGCACCATCCGGTACTGGTCCGACGAGGGTGCGCTGCCCCCGGTGGCCCGCTCCGCGGGCGGCTACCGGCTGTACGACGCCGCGTCCGTGGCGCGGCTGGAGCTGATCCGGACCCTGCGCGAACTCGGCCTCGGGCTGGCGGACGTCCGCCGGGTGCTGGCCGGTGAGACGACGGTCGCGCAGGTCGCCGCCGCGCACGTGGTCGCCCTGGACGCGCAGATCCGGTCGCTCAAGGTGACCCGTGCGGTGCTGTCGACAGTGGCGAAACGTGGTTCCAGCGCGGAGGAGATGACACTCATGAACAAACTGGCGCGGCTGTCGGCGGCCGAGCGTCGACGGATCGTCGAGGACTTCATGGCCGAGATCTTCGAGGGGATCGACACGGCCGATCCGGACATCCGCAGCAGGCTGCGTTTCGCGGCCGCGCAGCTGCCCGACGACCCCACGCCCGAGCAGGTGGACGCCTGGGTGGAGCTCGCCGAGCTCATCCAGGACCCCGGCTTCCGGGCGCAGATGCGGCGGATGATCAAGTTCAACGCGGAGGACCGGGGGCCGGACGTCCCGGCCGGGTCGTCCCTGTGGTTCATGAGCCGGCTCGTCCAGCTCGCGGCCGAGGCACGTCGGCGTGGCATCGCGCCCGAGGCGCCGGAGGCCGATGACGTCCTGCGGGAACTGCTCGGCCACGCCGACCGGTCCGCCGTGCTCGAACGCCTCACGGCCGCCTCCAACGCCCGGGTCGCCCGCTACCGCGAGCTGCAGGCCATCGTGAACGGCCTCGGACCCCAGCCGACCTACGACGAGGAGTTCGCCTGGGTAGTCGCCGCGCTGGTCGCACGTACGGGCGGTTAA
- a CDS encoding EF-hand domain-containing protein — protein sequence MADIEEARKQFEQIDTDGDGFITAAEFKSALARSGDWNVTESVAEVVIKTRDLDGDKKLSFDEFWGYLNK from the coding sequence GTGGCGGACATCGAGGAAGCACGCAAGCAGTTCGAGCAGATCGATACGGACGGCGACGGATTCATCACCGCCGCCGAGTTCAAGTCCGCTCTGGCCCGGTCCGGCGACTGGAACGTGACCGAGTCGGTCGCCGAGGTCGTCATCAAGACCCGCGACCTCGACGGCGACAAGAAGCTGAGCTTCGACGAGTTCTGGGGCTACCTGAACAAGTGA
- a CDS encoding ABC transporter ATP-binding protein, which translates to MTRVVLRAEDVHVVRDGRPILAEVSLTVRAGEHWALLGANGAGKSTLLGLLGALVHPPRGCVEVLGHRLGRVDVRELRAHVGHVDPRHPLTSPLRVRDVVLTGLTNSVEPLPRWRPAPEQRERAERLIRTLGLTEHREARWPTLSQGQRGRTLIARALMPEPRLLLLDEPATGLDLPGREQLIGALGELRREHPHLATVLVTHHLEDLPAHTTHALLLREGRALAGGPVAGVPTADRLGKCFDLPLTLERHDGRWSVRTARRG; encoded by the coding sequence GTGACGCGAGTCGTCCTGCGGGCCGAGGACGTCCACGTCGTACGCGACGGCCGGCCGATCCTGGCGGAGGTGTCACTGACCGTCCGGGCCGGTGAGCACTGGGCGTTGCTCGGCGCGAACGGCGCGGGCAAGTCGACCCTGCTCGGCCTGCTCGGCGCGCTCGTCCACCCGCCCCGGGGCTGCGTGGAGGTGCTGGGCCACCGGCTGGGCCGGGTCGACGTGCGGGAGCTGCGTGCGCACGTCGGGCATGTCGACCCGCGGCATCCGCTCACCTCGCCGCTGCGGGTACGGGACGTCGTCCTGACCGGCCTGACCAACTCGGTGGAGCCGCTGCCCCGGTGGCGTCCGGCGCCGGAGCAGCGGGAGCGGGCGGAGCGGCTGATCCGGACGCTGGGGCTCACCGAGCACCGTGAGGCGCGCTGGCCCACGCTCTCCCAGGGTCAGCGCGGCCGGACTCTGATCGCCCGGGCCCTCATGCCCGAGCCCCGGCTGCTGCTCCTGGACGAACCGGCCACCGGCCTGGACCTGCCGGGCCGGGAGCAGCTGATCGGGGCGCTCGGGGAACTGCGCCGGGAGCATCCGCACCTGGCGACGGTCCTGGTCACCCACCACCTGGAGGACCTGCCGGCCCACACCACGCACGCCCTGCTGCTGCGCGAGGGGCGTGCGCTCGCGGGCGGCCCGGTGGCCGGGGTGCCGACCGCCGACCGGCTCGGCAAGTGCTTCGACCTGCCGCTGACACTGGAGCGGCACGACGGCCGCTGGAGCGTACGCACGGCACGACGGGGATGA